Proteins encoded together in one Nitrospirota bacterium window:
- a CDS encoding DsbA family protein has translation MSNVSILYSDFNCPFCYAMHERLYGMRLLDRCVWRGVQHAPHLPNPMAHWSGTLGAELAHEVRMVQRLAPGLAISLPLGKPNTRLAIEWAASMLRQDAGRGMEFVRQAYRAFWCEGLDLSDPLVLQWLAGESAVDGDAEESRRIVQEWETAWHETGQAGVPLIVSPFGDQLVGCVSDDHVRRFFA, from the coding sequence TCCAATGTCAGCATCCTCTATAGCGATTTTAATTGTCCCTTCTGTTATGCGATGCATGAACGGCTCTATGGGATGCGCCTGCTCGATCGTTGTGTATGGCGGGGTGTACAGCATGCGCCGCATCTACCGAATCCGATGGCGCATTGGAGCGGTACGTTGGGAGCGGAGCTAGCGCACGAAGTGAGGATGGTTCAACGATTGGCGCCTGGGCTCGCGATCTCCCTGCCGCTGGGCAAGCCGAATACCAGATTGGCCATCGAGTGGGCGGCGTCGATGCTCAGGCAGGATGCCGGTCGGGGTATGGAATTCGTACGACAGGCCTATCGGGCCTTCTGGTGTGAAGGACTGGACCTGTCAGATCCGTTGGTCTTGCAGTGGTTGGCGGGGGAGTCGGCTGTCGATGGGGATGCTGAAGAAAGTCGCCGCATCGTTCAGGAATGGGAGACGGCCTGGCACGAGACTGGCCAGGCCGGCGTTCCCCTGATCGTCTCGCCCTTCGGTGATCAACTCGTCGGCTGTGTGTCAGACGATCACGTCAGACGATTCTTTGCGTGA